The following proteins are encoded in a genomic region of Streptomyces collinus Tu 365:
- the fxsT gene encoding FxSxx-COOH system tetratricopeptide repeat protein gives MAEQRRSGGDGPGAPEHFLVVFPGYHRSWAAWIAYCLERQGHRTTLQRWDPPREASLEDSLGDLLLSSGRILLVLNDWFFELGPRPAGEWNDVLRGFVAAHAERFAAVNLTNRPLLPATAVLEPASLWGLSEEAAEERLLGRLALERRRVPKALPGRVRYPDNRCDIWGEVPRRNSRFTGRDDLLNDIHQRLADAEQGAAACTLLGMSGIGKTQLAAEYAHRFSTDYDLVWWVNSDDRNIQRDRLGELAVELGLPIGGEPGERIRAVRDALRRGEPYNNWLLVFDGWDDTEGVSALLPQGSGHVLVTSRNRAWSEHGEVVQVPTFLRSESTAYLMRRAPHITATEANEVAEEFGDVPLPLVQAASWLGESGMDVPEYLRMVREGSLSTVDEPASGEDFPQSSLTSWSILLNRLRGAQPQAIDVLSLCTSFAPGRIPLGLIRAYPRADLPEELRWMATDLPAWTRALDTLVNYSVLTRETRGPVGAEMGPHQESVHMHRLVHDIVSKLTSEDSRTRHRRAVRTLLAEADPGNPADSRTWPRYAELLPHLEPSGALASNQPRVQELLLNCLRYCVRSGEYNSGLDLVRKIREAWSQFMDPLAQPVLDLTTQQSNMLRASGRFRDAYDLDHAALDKLRAAPQPNVLGELVTRSAMAASLRHLGRYREAHDLQREVLAGNERLLGQDEPPTLVARHNLGVGLRLLGRYAEAYELDLETLARRESVLRARHITTLNSGNAVTHGLRLLGRYRDALVRQEPVVRLHVQVLGPQHPQTLEARAQLAMCRRREGSLSQEVGPSMATLLEQLEQLHGREHYRTLAFLTNYGNFLREHGDLSQARDLIDEAEAGYRSLLGPAHPVATGMLSNTGLVMQAAGERAEAMAMFEAALAGLSATLGTEHPWVLGCALNAASARNFNGRIPDAVELSRETLRRAQRTLGPQHPLTLSCQVALAADLRAAREQEEAGKLEEDGLLGLTRTLGAQHPHTISARQRTRPYWDFEAYLG, from the coding sequence ATGGCGGAGCAGCGGCGGTCGGGCGGAGACGGTCCTGGGGCACCGGAGCACTTTCTGGTGGTCTTCCCCGGATACCACCGCTCCTGGGCGGCATGGATCGCGTACTGCCTGGAGCGCCAGGGCCACCGCACCACCCTGCAGCGCTGGGACCCGCCGCGCGAGGCGTCCCTGGAGGACTCCCTCGGCGACCTGCTGCTGTCCAGCGGACGCATCCTGCTCGTGCTCAACGACTGGTTCTTCGAACTGGGCCCCCGCCCCGCCGGCGAGTGGAACGACGTCCTGCGCGGCTTCGTCGCCGCGCACGCCGAACGCTTCGCCGCCGTCAACCTGACCAACCGGCCGCTGCTGCCGGCCACGGCGGTGCTGGAGCCGGCCAGCCTGTGGGGGCTGAGCGAGGAGGCCGCCGAGGAGCGGCTGCTGGGCCGGCTCGCCCTGGAGCGCCGCCGGGTCCCGAAGGCGCTGCCCGGCCGGGTCCGCTACCCCGACAACCGGTGCGACATCTGGGGCGAGGTGCCGCGCCGCAACTCGCGCTTCACCGGGCGCGACGACCTGCTCAACGACATCCACCAGCGCCTCGCGGACGCCGAGCAGGGCGCCGCCGCCTGCACCCTGCTCGGCATGTCCGGCATCGGCAAGACCCAGCTGGCGGCCGAGTACGCGCACCGCTTCAGCACCGACTACGACCTGGTGTGGTGGGTCAACTCCGACGACCGCAACATCCAGCGCGACCGTCTCGGCGAACTCGCCGTGGAGCTCGGACTGCCCATCGGCGGCGAGCCCGGCGAGCGCATCCGGGCCGTGCGGGACGCCCTGCGACGCGGCGAGCCGTACAACAACTGGCTGCTGGTCTTCGACGGCTGGGACGACACCGAGGGGGTCAGCGCCCTGCTCCCGCAGGGCAGCGGCCACGTCCTCGTCACCTCCCGCAACCGCGCCTGGAGCGAACACGGCGAAGTGGTGCAGGTGCCCACCTTCCTGCGCAGCGAGTCCACCGCCTACCTGATGCGCCGCGCGCCGCACATCACCGCGACCGAGGCCAACGAGGTCGCCGAGGAGTTCGGTGACGTGCCGCTGCCGCTGGTGCAGGCCGCCTCCTGGCTCGGCGAGTCCGGCATGGACGTGCCCGAGTACCTGCGCATGGTGCGCGAGGGCAGCCTGTCCACCGTGGACGAACCGGCCTCCGGGGAGGACTTCCCGCAGTCCTCGCTGACCTCCTGGTCGATACTGCTCAACCGGTTGCGCGGCGCCCAGCCGCAGGCCATCGACGTCCTCAGCCTCTGCACCTCGTTCGCGCCCGGCCGGATCCCGCTCGGCCTGATCCGGGCCTACCCGCGCGCCGACCTCCCCGAGGAACTGCGCTGGATGGCCACCGACCTGCCGGCCTGGACCCGGGCGCTGGACACCCTGGTCAACTACTCGGTGCTGACCCGGGAGACGCGCGGGCCGGTGGGCGCCGAGATGGGCCCGCACCAGGAGTCGGTCCACATGCACCGGCTCGTCCACGACATCGTCTCCAAGCTGACCAGCGAGGACAGCCGCACCCGGCACCGCCGGGCGGTGCGCACCCTGCTCGCCGAGGCCGACCCCGGCAACCCGGCGGACAGCCGGACCTGGCCCCGCTACGCCGAACTGCTGCCGCACCTCGAACCGTCCGGCGCCCTGGCCAGCAACCAGCCCCGGGTGCAGGAGCTGCTGCTGAACTGCCTGCGCTACTGCGTGCGCAGCGGCGAGTACAACAGCGGTCTCGACCTGGTCCGCAAGATCCGCGAGGCGTGGTCGCAGTTCATGGACCCGCTGGCCCAGCCGGTGCTGGACCTCACCACCCAGCAGAGCAACATGCTGCGGGCCAGCGGCAGGTTCCGCGACGCCTACGACCTCGACCACGCCGCCCTGGACAAGCTCCGGGCGGCCCCGCAGCCCAACGTGCTCGGTGAACTCGTCACCCGCAGCGCCATGGCGGCCAGCCTGCGCCACCTGGGCCGCTACCGGGAGGCCCACGACCTCCAGCGCGAGGTCCTGGCCGGCAACGAGCGCCTCCTCGGCCAGGACGAGCCCCCCACCCTGGTGGCCCGGCACAACCTGGGCGTCGGACTGCGCCTGCTCGGCCGCTACGCGGAGGCGTACGAACTCGACCTGGAGACGCTGGCCCGCCGCGAGAGCGTACTGCGCGCCCGGCACATCACCACCCTGAACTCGGGCAACGCCGTCACCCACGGCCTGCGCCTGCTGGGCCGCTACCGCGACGCGCTGGTCCGGCAGGAGCCCGTGGTCCGGCTCCATGTGCAGGTGCTCGGCCCGCAGCACCCGCAGACCCTGGAGGCCCGCGCCCAGCTCGCCATGTGCCGCCGCCGCGAGGGCAGCCTCTCGCAGGAGGTGGGGCCGTCCATGGCGACCCTGCTGGAGCAGCTCGAGCAGCTGCACGGCCGCGAGCACTACCGCACCCTGGCGTTCCTCACCAACTACGGCAACTTCCTGCGGGAGCACGGCGACCTCAGCCAGGCCCGGGACCTCATCGACGAGGCCGAGGCCGGCTACCGCTCCCTGCTCGGGCCGGCCCACCCGGTGGCCACCGGCATGCTCTCCAACACCGGCCTGGTCATGCAGGCCGCGGGCGAACGCGCCGAGGCGATGGCCATGTTCGAGGCGGCCCTCGCCGGGCTCAGCGCCACGCTGGGCACCGAGCACCCCTGGGTCCTGGGCTGCGCGCTCAACGCGGCATCCGCCCGCAACTTCAACGGGCGGATCCCCGACGCCGTGGAGCTGAGCCGGGAGACCCTGCGCAGAGCCCAGCGGACCCTCGGCCCCCAGCACCCGCTCACGCTGTCCTGCCAGGTGGCGCTCGCCGCCGACCTGCGGGCCGCACGCGAACAGGAGGAGGCCGGGAAGCTGGAGGAGGACGGCCTCCTGGGCCTCACCCGCACCCTGGGCGCCCAGCACCCCCACACCATCTCGGCCCGCCAACGAACCCGCCCCTACTGGGACTTCGAAGCCTACCTGGGCTGA